From Camelina sativa cultivar DH55 chromosome 7, Cs, whole genome shotgun sequence, one genomic window encodes:
- the LOC104704974 gene encoding probable sphingolipid transporter spinster homolog 3 isoform X4 → MVTIEEDCLPPATETPLSCYSPSSTPLASIEIVESSFLSPVWLLVIFCTINLLNYMDRGAIASNGVNGSTRSCNDKGKCTLATGIQGHFNLSNFEDGVLSSSFMFGLLIASPIFASLAKSFNPFRLIGVGLTVWTVAVLGCGSSFAFWFIVLCRMFVGVGEASFISLAAPFIDDNAPQKQKAAWLGLFYMCIPSGVALGYVYGGYVGKHFGWRYAFWGEAVLMAPFSVLGFVMKPLQLKGFPSTDSIKTVRSIEVMTPSAGLETLTNNNRLQVGNEIEHDQFKVSIETSKLSYANAVLKSFTGFAKDMKVLYKEKVFVVNVLGYVSYNFVIGAYSYWGPKAGYNIYKMRNADMIFGAVTIICGIVGTLSGGFVLDRVTATIPNAFKLLSGATFLGAVLCFTAFTLKSLYGFIAIFALGELLVFATQLHLSSSSSSGSSELCVFALCEVKFKTIINGYLHSRNSHIWRCSFFTYCRYRSGSHQQLEKNRVDAYIDSVLSLCNMVYRDIHKQCRSI, encoded by the exons ATGGTGACCATAGAAGAAGATTGTCTTCCGCCTGCGACGGAGACGCCGCTGAGTTGTTATTCTCCTTCATCAACTCCTCTCGCAAGCATAGAAATCGTCgaatcttcttttctctctcccGTTTG GTTACTGGTGATCTTTTGCACCATTAACTTGTTAAACTACATGGATCGTGGTGCGATAGCGAGCAATGGTGTCAATGGAAGTACCCGGAGTTGTAATGACAAGGGAAAATGCACTCTTGCAACTGGAATCCa GGGACATTTTAACCTAAGTAATTTCGAAGACGGTGTATTGTCATCTTCATTTATGTTTGGACTTCTTATTGCATCACCAATCTTTGCTTCATTGGCAAAAAG CTTCAACCCATTTAGACTTATTGGAGTAGGTTTAACTGTTTGGACTGTTGCAGTTCTTGGTTGTGGCAGTTCCTTTGCCTTTTGGTTTATCGTCTTATGCCGTAT GTTCGTTGGTGTAGGTGAAGCTTCTTTCATTAGTCTTGCAGCTCCATTTATAGATGATAATGCTCCTCAGAAACAG AAAGCTGCATGGCTTGGACTGTTTTACATGTGTATACCAAGTGGTGTTGCTCTTGGTTATGTCTATGGCGGATAC GTCGGGAAACATTTTGGTTGGCGGTACGCGTTTTGGGGTGAAGCTGTTTTAATGGCTCCATTTTCTGTTCTTGGTTTTGTAATGAAACCTTTGCAGTTAAAAG gGTTTCCTTCTACTGATTCCATAAAGACGGTTAGATCAATTGAAGTAATGACTCCATCAGCTG GCTTAGAGACATTGACAAACAACAATCGTCTTCAGGTTGGTAATGAGATTGAGCATGATCAATTTAAGGTCTCTATCGAAACTAGCAA GTTAAGTTATGCGAATGCGGTCTTGAAATCATTTACTGGATTTGCAAAAGACATGAAAGTTCTGTATAAAGAGAAGGTCTTTGTTGTCAATGTCTTAG GTTATGTATCATACAATTTTGTTATAGGAGCATACTCATATTGGGGACCAAAGGCcggttataatatttataagatG AGAAACGCGGATATGATCTTCGGGGCTGTAACTATCATTTGTGGGATCGTTGGAACATTATCAGGAGGCTTTGTACTTGATCGTGTCACTGCTACAATCCCAAATGCTTTTAAG CTCTTATCCGGAGCAACATTTCTCGGGGCGGTATTATGCTTCACTGCATTTACCCTGAAGAGTTTGTACGGTTTCATCGCTATCTTTGCCTTAGGAGAGCTTCTTGTGTTCGCTACACAG cttcatctttcttcttcttcttcttcaggctcCAGTGAATTATGTGTGTTTGCATTGTGTGAAGTCAAGTTTAAGACCATTATCAATGGCTATCTCCACAGTCGCAATTCACATATTTGGCGATG